In one window of Natrinema halophilum DNA:
- a CDS encoding IclR family transcriptional regulator codes for MSQKTPDEPRSIKAIQTTGKIINALESQNGAGVTELANLLNVSKGTIHTHLNTLRRDGFVTKDEQTYYLSLQFLKLGESARQRYDFSDILSREVEELANDLDVRAQVLVSEGGKGVCLYVSSGPNAMKQSLTTGEFDHLHYTAAGKAILAHLPEERVSDILDQHGLPAPTENTITDRDKLFEDLEKTRQRGYSVNREEKIPGLVGIGVPFRNKDGCVLASISVAVPSSEVTGTNRETEIANRVRQCKNKAEVNLRLSSRR; via the coding sequence ATGTCACAAAAGACTCCGGACGAACCGCGGTCGATCAAGGCAATCCAGACAACCGGGAAAATAATAAACGCGCTAGAGAGCCAGAACGGAGCGGGTGTGACAGAACTTGCCAATCTTCTGAACGTTAGCAAAGGGACTATTCACACCCATCTAAACACACTGCGCCGAGATGGGTTCGTGACCAAGGACGAACAGACGTACTATCTCAGTCTCCAATTTCTAAAGCTCGGTGAGAGTGCGAGGCAACGGTACGACTTCTCCGACATCCTGTCTCGAGAGGTCGAAGAACTGGCTAACGATTTGGACGTCAGAGCGCAGGTGCTCGTCAGTGAAGGCGGGAAAGGTGTGTGCCTGTATGTCAGTTCGGGACCAAACGCAATGAAACAGTCGCTCACTACCGGTGAATTCGACCATCTCCACTACACCGCAGCCGGGAAGGCCATCTTGGCGCACTTACCGGAGGAAAGAGTTTCCGACATCCTCGACCAGCATGGGCTTCCCGCACCAACGGAGAACACGATTACCGATCGGGACAAATTGTTCGAAGATCTAGAGAAGACACGCCAACGCGGATACTCCGTCAATCGCGAAGAGAAAATCCCAGGCCTGGTCGGCATCGGAGTACCGTTCAGGAACAAGGATGGCTGTGTCCTCGCCTCCATCAGTGTCGCTGTTCCGTCGTCCGAAGTGACCGGCACGAATCGCGAAACAGAGATTGCAAACCGCGTCCGCCAGTGTAAAAACAAGGCAGAGGTCAATCTACGGCTCAGCAGCAGACGATAA
- a CDS encoding AtuA-related protein: MKLADIAHGRSGDKGDCANIGIVAYDDDDFAFLRSFLTEELVADVFETFLQHPESSSVDRFVLPELGGLNFVLYGSLDGGASESLRTDVQGKTFAAMLLRVDITEPYATFDG; this comes from the coding sequence GTGAAACTCGCCGACATCGCTCACGGTCGATCGGGTGATAAGGGTGACTGTGCTAACATCGGCATTGTCGCGTACGATGACGATGACTTCGCATTTCTCCGATCCTTCCTGACCGAAGAACTGGTAGCCGACGTATTCGAAACGTTCTTGCAGCATCCGGAGTCGTCTTCAGTCGACCGGTTTGTACTTCCCGAACTCGGAGGCCTGAACTTCGTGCTCTACGGCTCGCTGGACGGCGGAGCCAGCGAATCGCTCCGAACCGATGTCCAAGGAAAAACATTTGCTGCGATGCTATTGAGAGTAGATATAACTGAGCCGTACGCCACATTCGACGGATAA
- a CDS encoding SDR family NAD(P)-dependent oxidoreductase, giving the protein MSYALDGRVVAITGGSKGIGKATAERFARAGADIALCARRTDALEEAAAEIEDECVACHPISADLSTVAGPKQFIADVIDHYGRLDVLVNNAGSSPPGQLEQLSEDDWSQAIDLKLMGYVRSTKAALPHLVESNGAIVNVIGTGGIYPQPDFLTSGMTNAADIVFTRAIAKQYGADVRINAVNPGPVRTDRWDEFTATVAEQYDLPIEDVEEQVPDVFPQGRICEPEEIANVVTFLASEEASFVNGACIDVDGGKEWQWID; this is encoded by the coding sequence ATGTCGTACGCATTAGACGGACGTGTCGTCGCGATAACGGGTGGGAGCAAAGGGATCGGCAAAGCCACAGCCGAGCGCTTTGCACGAGCAGGCGCCGACATCGCGTTGTGCGCTCGAAGGACGGATGCCCTCGAGGAGGCCGCTGCCGAGATCGAGGACGAGTGCGTCGCCTGTCACCCGATATCTGCCGATCTAAGCACGGTTGCAGGGCCGAAACAGTTCATCGCGGACGTGATCGATCACTACGGCCGGCTGGACGTCCTGGTCAACAACGCAGGTAGTTCCCCTCCGGGCCAGTTAGAGCAACTGAGCGAGGATGATTGGTCTCAGGCGATCGATCTGAAATTGATGGGCTACGTCCGGAGCACGAAGGCAGCACTCCCACATCTCGTCGAGAGCAACGGCGCCATTGTCAACGTCATCGGCACCGGTGGTATTTACCCGCAGCCGGACTTTTTGACCAGTGGAATGACCAACGCGGCTGATATCGTCTTCACCCGCGCGATCGCGAAACAGTACGGGGCGGACGTCCGGATCAACGCCGTGAATCCGGGGCCAGTTCGAACCGATCGGTGGGACGAATTCACTGCGACAGTCGCCGAGCAGTATGATCTCCCGATCGAGGACGTCGAAGAGCAAGTCCCTGACGTTTTCCCCCAGGGCCGGATCTGTGAACCCGAAGAGATCGCGAACGTCGTGACGTTTCTCGCATCTGAGGAAGCCAGCTTCGTCAATGGGGCCTGTATCGACGTCGACGGGGGTAAGGAGTGGCAGTGGATCGATTAA